The Pleurodeles waltl isolate 20211129_DDA chromosome 6, aPleWal1.hap1.20221129, whole genome shotgun sequence genome has a segment encoding these proteins:
- the LOC138301613 gene encoding uncharacterized protein translates to MEPPPTPRAKKTPSKTKGKEPPTKTKPKEAPTKTKPKEAPTRTKPNDIPPEPVAKDSPQEPLANDIPPEPVAKDSPQEPVAKDTPQEPVAKYTAQEPVAKDSPPKPVAKDSPPEPVAKDSPPEPVAKDIPPEPVAKDTPQDPEAKDSPPEPVGKEPPQ, encoded by the coding sequence atggagccacctccaacacCTAGGGCCAAGAAGACCCCTTCCAAGACCAAGGGCAAAGAGcccccaacaaaaacaaagcccaaggaggccccaacaaagacaaagcccaaggaggcaccAACAAGGACAAAGCCAAATGAcatccccccagaaccagtggccaaggacagccctcaagAACCACTGGCCAATgacatccctccagaaccagtggccaaggacagccctcaagaaccagtggctaaggacacccctcaagaaccagtggccaagtacACCGCTCAAGAACCTGTGGCCAAGGACAgtcctccaaaaccagtggccaaggacagccctccagaaccagtagccaaggacagccctccagaaccagtggccaaggacatccctccagaaccagtggccaaggacacccctcaagaCCCAGaggccaaggacagccctccagaaccagtgggcaaggagccccctcagtaa